One Ailuropoda melanoleuca isolate Jingjing chromosome 14, ASM200744v2, whole genome shotgun sequence DNA segment encodes these proteins:
- the LOC105240696 gene encoding RIMS-binding protein 3A: MTKDSPSPSGGGRATPKKPGGPSPSAAVLEEQRRELEKLRAELETERARGRAERQRFASQARQLREAAERERQQLVDHLRSKWEAQRGRELRQLQEDVLREREAEIRQLLRWKEAEMRQLRQLLHRERDGVMRQARELQRQLAEELVNRGYCGRAGAPEVAAAQCHCRLQEVLAQLRWETDGEQASRIRHLQAELDVERQLFLKYILEHFRWHPALPGSPNPQAVPSSEGPPPRAANDSRGPPKSVCRLESLNADCLSAGVSLRSRSLDVVRAGCSNSPDSLLHTRASSLDSLAPARSRSLDITLSCPKAPESEERASSLGASILGSPSPPPPPPPPSPPSPPSPPPPQPPSEHRSPSDPPGDSGIQPCEALARSPPGLDYQELVKQNSELSKALQALARRCSGLREENMQLRRAGFQDKSDEKVKRLKVKHAKLTGLARRLEDRARKLQETNLRAVSAPVPGESRAGLELCQAFSRQRARDLSQQESALLAKDKQIAELRQECHLLQARVATGFGSVLNPGGGAAQAQAQRLNISELGRLQRESQREVLRLQRQLTRQQATGSARAEADGQSAPSEEARRQLQALELELGARRRECEELGAQAATARRRGDEAEAQLQAALREGAWLAQENARLQAQADWTLKVAAENDDVRGQLGRACQERDAAGMLAEQLLQQAARGQDRQQQLQHDLQKALHDLQAAREELLALQCQPGRPPQEPQEAPQAPESQVRDSGRTEFQLESEDQAPSQPSRDKWENLEASQRESPVAIEEPASAPQVPDRVPASRPLESRSQAKKTSSQSNSSSEVESMWATVPTSCPTVDMDTASEVEDLEPDNVSSTLEVGGSEAPLAPKLKIFLARYSYNPYKGPNEHPESELPLTAGDYVYIFGDMDEDGFYEGELEDGRRGLVPSNLVEQIPDSDILDFLPLKSPDLGPTRLPAGQGKCLKEDTGHSFLPGKAQGAVDRGPCQMVGAGSETEVATEISDAKTEDSRLGALQCVKEKGFSRPLLGTRGALCMAPMQLHLQNVAATSAKVAWVYSSSSHLHMVYLNGREHALTPAGVSCYTFHGLHPGTRYQARVEVQLPWDSLQVHWETMSSTITFNTPLAGPPDPPLDVLVEHHASPGLLVVSWLPVTIDSAGSSNGVQVTGYAVYADGLKVAEVADATAGSTLLEFSQLQLPLMCQNVSVRTMSLCGESLDSVPAQIPHNCLTCHQLPETSSFSYPCSYPSTCRVTIPVCSQGLALAPLSAATSPQTPGSCGEPQAKFLEAFPEEPPRRQSPMPNLSPKRECASAGCGSQAQGPPEAQGVCTKDLLLQQSSSNHRPPLPSGQSRGEDRYWHVAPRQSPASGVIHRFPECGLNKEPYQEKAVLEKVLRQTQDTQALIPSWLDTTSQPYMSDFHDILQEEVVVCFSRWGTKRREQRREFRTQNGRGQGLGGKRMCQLLEASPALCPAPSSKVIKMPRGGPSPLGTGVDTLVRVFVALFDYDPLVMSASPEVAEEELAFQKGQLLRVWGSQNPCGFYHGECNGQVGSIPGHLVAEVKVDTEQTDGRWHLPVEGYLPPVAHFDDFGGLTNPQGSFPMPQGNPRMSPLWTPTTMMAALDYDPKDGRAGGQAKDKLSLRAGDVVTVYGPVDDKGFYFGESGGHRGLVPAHLLDRLSLHGK, translated from the coding sequence ATGACCAAAGACTCGCCCAGCCCTTCGGGCGGGGGCCGCGCGACACCCAAGAAGCCGGGTGGTCCGAGTCCGTCGGCGGCGGTGCTGGAGGAGCAAAGGCGGGAGCTGGAGAAGCTGCGGGCCGAGCTGGAGACTGAGCGGGCGCGCGGGCGGGCGGAGAGGCAGCGCTTCGCGTCCCAGGCGCGCCAGCTGAGGGAGGCGGCAGAGCGGGAGCGGCAGCAGCTGGTTGACCATCTGCGCTCCAAGTGGGAGGCTCAGCGCGGCCGGGAGCTGCGGCAGCTACAGGAGGATGTGCTGCGGGAGCGTGAGGCCGAGATCCGGCAGCTGCTGCGCTGGAAGGAGGCCGAGATGCGGCAGCTGCGCCAGCTGCTGCACCGTGAGCGCGACGGCGTCATGCGCCAGGCCCGGGAGTTGCAGCGCCAGCTGGCCGAGGAGTTGGTGAACCGTGGTTACTGTGGCCGCGCGGGGGCGCCCGAGGTCGCTGCCGCTCAGTGCCACTGTCGCCTGCAGGAAGTGCTGGCACAGCTTCGCTGGGAAACCGACGGTGAGCAGGCTTCGCGCATCCGACACCTGCAGGCTGAGCTCGACGTGGAGCGCCAGCTCTTCCTCAAGTACATCCTAGAGCACTTCCGCTGGCACCCGGCTTTGCCCggctcccccaacccccaagcgGTGCCTTCTTCGGAAGGGCCGCCCCCCCGTGCAGCCAATGACTCCCGCGGGCCACCAAAGTCCGTCTGTAGACTTGAATCCCTGAATGCTGACTGCCTGAGCGCTGGCGTCAGCCTGCGCTCCCGCTCTCTAGACGTGGTGCGGGCCGGGTGCTCCAACTCCCCAGATAGCCTGCTCCACACGCGCGCCAGCTCTCTCGATTCCTTGGCACCAGCGCGTTCCCGCTCTCTGGATATCACCCTCAGTTGCCCCAAGGCCCCCGAATCCGAGGAGCGGGCCTCCTCGCTAGGCGCCTCCATCTTAGGCTCCCCGAgtcccccgccgccgccgccaccaccgtCACCACCGtcaccaccgtcaccaccaccgCCACAGCCGCCATCAGAGCACAGGAGCCCTAGCGATCCGCCAGGAgactctgggatccagccctgcgaaGCCCTAGCCCGCTCGCCGCCGGGTCTGGACTACCAGGAGCTGGTGAAGCAGAACTCGGAACTGTCCAAGGCGTTGCAGGCGCTGGCACGCCGCTGCTCCGGCCTGCGGGAGGAGAACATGCAGCTGCGGCGCGCAGGCTTCCAGGACAAGTCCGACGAGAAGGTGAAGCGGCTCAAGGTGAAGCACGCGAAGCTTACCGGCCTCGCGCGGCGCCTGGAGGACCGAGCCCGAAAGCTGCAAGAAACCAACCTGCGGGCTGTGAGCGCGCCTGTGCCGGGCGAGAGCCGCGCCGGCCTGGAGCTGTGCCAGGCCTTTTCCCGCCAGCGCGCCCGGGACTTGTCCCAGCAGGAGAGCGCGCTGCTGGCCAAGGACAAGCAGATCGCAGAGCTACGGCAGGAGTGCCACTTGCTGCAGGCGCGCGTCGCCACGGGCTTCGGCAGTGTCCTGAACCCTGGCGGGGGTGCGGCCCAAGCCCAAGCCCAGCGGCTCAACATCAGCGAGTTGGGCCGACTGCAGCGCGAGTCCCAGCGGGAGGTGCTGCGCCTGCAGAGACAGCTGACGCGGCAGCAGGCCACCGGCAGCGCCCGAGCGGAGGCGGACGGCCAGAGCGCACCCAGCGAGGAGGCGCGGCGCCAGCTGCAGGCGCTGGAGCTTGAGCTGGGCGCGCGGCGACGAGAGTGTGAGGAGCTGGGCGCCCAGGCGGCAACCGCGCGGAGGCGCGGCGACGAAGCTGAGGCACAGCTGCAGGCGGCGCTACGcgagggagcctggctggcccagGAGAATGCGCGGTTGCAGGCCCAGGCCGACTGGACGCTGAAGGTGGCGGCCGAGAACGACGATGTGCGCGGGCAGCTGGGCCGCGCGTGCCAGGAGCGCGACGCCGCCGGCATGCTGGCTGAGCAGCTGCTGCAGCAGGCGGCGCGCGGGCAGGACAGGCAGCAACAGCTGCAGCACGACCTGCAGAAGGCCTTGCACGATCTCCAGGCCGCTCGCGAGGAGTTGCTAGCGCTCCAGTGTCAGCCTGGCCGCCCTCCCCAGGAACCCCAGGAGGCCCCCCAAGCCCCCGAGTCCCAAGTTAGAGATAGTGGAAGGACCGAGTTCCAGCTGGAGTCTGAAGACCAGGCACCTTCCCAACCCAGCAGAGACAAATGGGAGAATCTGGAAGCGTCTCAGCGGGAAAGTCCAGTTGCCATCGAGGAGCCAGCCAGTGCCCCTCAAGTGCCTGATAGAGTCCCAGCCAGTCGACCTCTGGAGTCCAGGTCCCAGGCCAAGAAAACTAGCTCCCAGTCGAACTCTTCCTCTGAGGTGGAGTCCATGTGGGCCACGGTGCCCACGTCTTGTCCGACTGTAGATATGGACACAGCCAGCGAGGTGGAGGATCTGGAGCCTGACAATGTGTCCTCCACCTTGGAAGTGGGGGGCTCAGAGGCCCCCTTGGCCCCCAAGCTCAAGATATTCCTGGCTCGGTATAGCTACAATCCTTATAAGGGGCCTAATGAACACCCTGAGAGTGAGCTACCCCTCACAGCAGGGGATtatgtctatatctttggggACATGGATGAAGACGGCTTTTATGAAGGGGAGCTTGAGGATGGCCGCCGAGGACTGGTGCCCTCCAACCTGGTGGAGCAGATTCCAGACAGTGACATCCTGGACTTCCTGCCCCTCAAATCCCCTGACCTTGGCCCCACTCGACTCCCAGCTGGACAGGGCAAGTGTTTGAAGGAAGACACTGGTCACAGCTTCTTGCCTGGGAAAGCCCAGGGAGCTGTGGACAGGGGGCCGTGCCAGATGGTGGGGGCAGGCTCCGAGACAGAAGTGGCAACAGAGATCTCAGATGCCAAGACAGAAGACAGCCGGCTGGGCGCACTGCAGTGTGTGAAAGAGAAAGGCTTCTCCAGACCCCTTCTAGGGACCAGAGGGGCTCTTTGCATGGCCCCCATGCAACTACACCTGCAAAATGTTGCAGCCACATCGGCCAAGGTTGCCTGGGTctacagcagcagcagccacctCCACATGGTGTATCTCAATGGCCGGGAGCACGCTCTCACCCCAGCGGGCGTGAGCTGCTACACCTTCCACGGCCTGCATCCTGGCACGAGGTACCAGGCACGGGTGGAGGTGCAGCTGCCATGGGACTCGCTGCAGGTGCACTGGGAAACAATGTCCTCTACCATCACCTTCAACACGCCCCTGGCAGGACCCCCCGACCCTCCACTGGATGTGCTGGTGGAGCACCATGCCTCACCAGGCCTCCTGGTGGTCAGCTGGCTCCCCGTAACCATTGACTCCGCCGGGTCATCCAATGGAGTCCAGGTCACTGGTTACGCTGTGTATGCTGATGGGCTCAAGGTTGCGGAGGTTGCGGATGCCACTGCTGGGAGCACGCTGTTGGAATTTTCCCAGCTCCAGCTGCCCCTGATGTGCCAGAATGTCTCTGTGAGAACCATGTCGCTTTGCGGTGAGTCCCTGGATTCGGTACCAGCCCAGATCCCTCACAACTGTCTCACCTGTCACCAATTGCCGGAGACTTCTTCCTTTAGCTACCCCTGTAGCTACCCATCTACCTGCAGAGTCACCATCCCTGTCTGTTCTCAGGGGCTGGCGCTGGCTCCCCTGAGTGCCGCCACCAGCCCCCAGACTCCTGGAAGCTGCGGGGAGCCCCAGGCCAAGTTTCTAGAAGCTTTCCCTGAAGAACCGCCAAGGAGGCAGTCCCCAATGCCCAACCTGAGTCCAAAAAGAGAATGTGCAAGTGCGGGGTGTGGCAGCCAAGCCCAGGGGCCTCCAGAGGCCCAGGGGGTCTGCACAAAGGACCTGCTCCTTCAGCAGAGTTCCTCAAACCACAGACCACCTCTGCCCAGTGGCCAGTCGAGGGGAGAAGACCGCTACTGGCACGTAGCCCCCCGACAAAGCCCTGCTTCAGGAGTCATCCATCGGTTTCCAGAGTGTGGGCTCAACAAAGAACCGTATCAGGAAAAGGCTGTCCTTGAGAAGGTCCTTAGGCAAACGCAAGATACCCAAGCGCTCATCCCTTCCTGGCTGGACACCACCAGCCAACCATACATGTCTGACTTCCATGACATTTTGCAGGAGGAAGTGGTGGTGTGCTTCAGTCGGTGGGGCACAAAGAGGCGAGAGCAGAGAAGGGAGTTTAGGACCCAAAATGGGAgaggtcaggggctggggggcaaGAGAATGTGCCAGCTCCTGGAGGCCAGCCCCGCACTTTGTCCAGCTCCATCCAGTAAAGTCATTAAGATGCCCAGGGGTGGCCCCTCACCACTGGGGACAGGAGTGGACACTCTGGTCAGGGTCTTTGTGGCCCTCTTTGATTATGACCCTCTGGTGATGTCTGCCAGCCCCGAGGTGGCAGAGGAGGAGCTGGCCTTCCAGAAAGGGCAGTTGCTGAGAGTGTGGGGCTCTCAGAACCCTTGTGGCTTCTACCATGGTGAATGTAATGGGCAAGTGGGCAGCATACCAGGGCACTTGGTGGCTGAGGTGAAGGTGGACACAGAGCAGACTGATGGGAGGTGGCATTTGCCAGTGGAAGGGTACTTGCCTCCTGTGGCCCACTTCGATGACTTTGGGGGGCTCACCAACCCCCAGGGCTCCTTTCCTATGCCCCAAGGGAACCCCAGGATGTCACCACTGTGGACTCCAACAACCATGATGGCAGCTTTGGACTATGACCCCAAGGATGGGCGAGCAGGGGGCCAGGCAAAAGATAAGCTGTCACTGAGGGCAGGGGATGTGGTCACAGTCTACGGGCCTGTGGATGACAAGGGATTCTATTTCGGGGAGTCAGGTGGTCACAGGGGCCTGGTCCCAGCCCACCTGCTGGATCGCCTTTCTCTCCATGGAAAGTGA